The window GAAAGTGCATCAGTGCTCCAACTTCACTCTTTCCTCCTGCAGAGTCCAAATCTCGcaaggagaagctggagcaggtgGCATCCTTTTCTCTCTTCGGCAATGTTATGTCTATGGCCAGTGTGCAGCTTGTAGGAGCCAGCAGAGATGCGCTCCTTCTCAGTTTCAAAGATGCCAAGGTATTTCACTGTACACTGCCTGGATAAAACTTGTTAAATGGATAAAACTGCGTTGGGCTGATATCTGGGTGCGTTTCTTTTATATCAGTTGTCTGTAGTGGAGTATGACCCTGGAACACATGATCTCAAGACATTGTCACTTCATTACTTTGAGGAGCCAGAGCTCAGGGTATGTGGcaccaagaaaacaaacaatatgtgAAATACAATCCGAGTTGATATTAATGTTGACATGCACATGTGAATAAATAGTTGGACTAATTTGcattctttttaaattttcaggATGGCTTTGTACAGAATGTACACATTCCCATTGTCCGTGTCGATCCAGAGAATCGCTGTGCTGTAATGCTTGTTTATGGCACCAAGCTTGTAGTGTTGCcgttcagaaaagacacactAGCTGATGAGCAGGAGGGTGGAGTTGGCGAAGGGTACGCTACGCATTCTGTCTATTAAGACATTGCTATCTCTGTGGGACACTGGctcaaaaactaaaacatttccattttcataTGGCAGTGAGTTTACATGAACACTCAAATGTTGTCTGACCATGCTGAATACAACACTGCCTGTCTCGTCTGCAGACCTAAATCCAGCTTCCTACCTAGCTACATCATCGATGTCCGTGAGCTGGACGAGAAGCTGCTGAACATCATTGACATGAAGTTCCTGCATGGCTACTATGAGCCCACATTGCTCATCCTATTTGAGCCCAACCAGACGTGGCCTGGGTCAGTCAACAACTTTATTAGCTGgaacttttttgttttagtcacCATGTTGATCCAAGtgtgaagggttttttttttttttttctccattcaATGTCTATGCTCTGTTGTCACTCTGCCAGACGTGTGGCTGTGCGTCAGGACACGTGTAGCATTGTTGCCATCTCCCTCAACATCATGCAGAGGGTCCATCCTGTCATCTGGTCTCTCAGTAATCTGCCCTTTGACTGCACACAGGTCATGGCTGTTCCCAAACCCATTGGTGAGCTCCCCAAATGATTTCTTTTATCGCTACGTATCAACAGCATGATTGCTATAAAGAAATCATCAGGAAAAAGTTTCCATATggtcatttaaaaatactgtacactgtATCCCAGATTGTTGAAGTGTTTAGGACTGCAGTTACTTTGAGTGCTGATCACATATCAACTCTTTCTAGGTGGTGTGGTGGTGTTCGCTGTGAATTCATTGCTGTATCTGAACCAGAGTGTTCCACCATATGGTGTTTCTCTGAATTCTCAGACCACTGGCACCACAGCCTTCCCGCTGCGTAAGTGCATTATGAAAACTCACCTGTACTATATCTGGTCTTCTCTGTGTATATCCCATTTGATatttttcactgttcacatgtttTGGATAAACAGGTGTACAGGATGAAGTGAAGATCACATTAGACTGTTCCCAGTCTGACTTCATTGCCTATGATAAGATGGTCATCTCTCTGAAAGGAGGAGAAATGTGAGTCATTGCAGTTACCAATACAGTGCACATGCATGATGCAGACAGTTTATGATTCCTCTGTGACTGTTTTCATGCTGTCCTGCAGTTACGTATTGACCCTCATTACTGATGGCATGAGGAGTGTTCGGGCTTTCCACTTTGACAAAGCAGCTGCAAGCGTCCTCACAACCTGTGTAAGTTCTACTTATAGCTTTGCAAGTCTTTTAGACTGATACTCTTCTTATCTGTTATTATAGACAACGCAAGAGGGATTAGGGTTTGACTGACATGAAGTTTGAAAGCTAATACCCGTACTTTAAGATTAAAGCTGCTAAATCCTGCAGCATTTACAATTTTTGAACAGAAAAGGCAATAAGGGGTAAAAAAATCATCAGTTTACCAAAAAAACTCAGAAGTAGATTATTTATATCTGGCTAGCACTTAAGGATATGAAATAGATACTGAATATTTGTTGCACTTGTCAGCTTTTAGAGGATTTAGACACAGGCAGCCTGCCTTACTGATGCATTACACTGTGTGCTTTCCTCTGTCAGATGGTGACCATGGAACCTGGCTACCTTTTCCTGGGTTCCCGCCTTGGAAACTCCCTGCTCCTGAAGTACACAGAGAAACTTCAGGAGACACCAATAGAGGAGGGAAAAGATAAacaggacaaagagaaagagagggataAAGACAAACAGGTAAGTTGTTATGAAGCACCAGTGAATCTTTAATCTTACTTGCTTTATGCCTTTCTAGTTGCAGCTATTGGTGTGTATGCATTTGTCAGTCTTTGTTTGCAAGTATGTGCAGCTCACACAACTTTCTAAATCATCACTAATGAATTTCAGGAGGAACCACCAAACAAAAAGAAGCGAGTAGAATCTTCCACCAACTGGACCGGTATGTTTCAATTACAATGTTGACACGTTGTATGGTCTGCACAACCTATGTTATGCATCCTAACATCTTTGTTTaacagatgaggtggatgaGATAGAAGTGTATGGAAGTGAGGCCCAGTCAGGCACTCAACTGGCCACCTACTCCTTTGAGGTAGTAAAGCACACATTTTATagttttgtatgtaaatgtagATCTCTGTGGAACGTGATAGAGAggtcttctctgtgttttcgTACAGGTATGTGATAGCATACTCAACATCGGACCTTGTGCAAATGCCTCCATGGGTGAGCCTGCCTTCTTGTCTGAAGAGGTATAGACATTTGGAACGGTTCCTCAAGTCTGTGTAGATTGGCTTTTTCTGCAGATACTTTACCAGAGAATTGTGTTTGGTGGTGCTGACTTACATTTTACCTACAGTTTCAGAGCAACCCTGAGCCAGACCTGGAGGTTGTAGTGTGCTCTGGTTATGGGAAGAATGGTGCACTGTCTGTGCTTCAGGTAAACCCTCTGCCTTGAGCGtgcctgttgttgttttttatgcatGTGTCCTTAGGTGTGTGCATAgttatttttctgcattgtcCTAAAACCTGTGGTCGTGAGGGCCATCTGCCACAGGTCCAGTGACGATGCTAAAGTGAATTCTGGGTCTACCAGGGCTGCCTCAGAGATCGACGGAGTAGCCTGTAAACACCCCAGGCACAAGCTGAGAACTTAAATGTTGAGACACAACACAagaattttgtttctgtttgtctttctgcctTTCTTGCTTTGATTTGTTTCTATCTCGTTCTCAGAGAAGCATCCGACCACAAGTAGTCACAACGTTTGAGTTGCCAGGTTGTCACGACATGTGGACAGTCATCTCAAGTGAAGTCAGGGAAGACAAAAAAGTACTGTGTTTATGCATCTCTTCAGGTTTACACAGTAAGCCTTCAAAATGTTCCATCATATACAGTGACTACTTTGTTGTTTTACAGTAAGGTGTTTCTCACTCCTTTCCCAGGGTGTAAAAAGTGATGATTCAGAGGATGGGATAGAGACTGAAAGTGGTGAGGATGGTGAAGAgcgagaaaaagagaaggaggaggaggagaaagaggaggaagggaggacAGAGCCTCCCCTGGAGGATGATATGAAGAAGCACGGCTTTCTCATTCTGAGCAGAGAGGATTCAACCATGGTAAAGAACACAAATCCTGTCTTGCAGTTTTGATTTGAACAAATGCAAAGATTCAAGTTTAAACATCTCAGAAATTTCCTCAGAAATATCTAAGAACAATATATATGTTTCTATGGAAGACTAAACCAACGTATTATATAATTTGAATGTTATCTAATGTAATTTGCCTGTTTGTGTATAAACTAAACCTTTGTCTTTGTATAGATACTTCAGACTGGTCAGGAGATCATGGAGCTGGACACCAGTGGTTTTGCCACACAGGGTCCCACTGTGTTTGCTGGAAACATTGGTGACAACAAGTACATCATCCAAGTGTCCCCCATGGGTATTCGGCTACTGGAAGGAGGtaaaattagacaaaaaaaataaaagaaaaattctGGAAAAATGGTGAAGGTTAGGTTGTTTATTTGTTACATGCTACCTGGTACTAAATAGAAGTAAAggacataataaaacaaaactgaaagtaGTAAAAACAATGCAACCAATCCTGGTCACTGACATGCTTTCTTTCAATTGTTTCAGTAACACAGCTGCACTTCATCCCAGTGGACCTGGGCTCTCCCATAGTGCATTGCTCTGTTGCTGACCCTTACGTGGTCATCATGACTGCAGAGGGAGTGGTCACCATGTTTGCACTGAAGACCGACTCATACATGGGGAAGACACACCGACTGGCTCTGCAGAAGCCACAGATCCCCACTGTGAGTAAATTCTACGCATCGCTCTCCATAGTGGCTTTTTATTCAACAGATATGCCCcctgctgcttctgttgctGTCGCTCTGTTGGATTCTGTGCTTTTGTAATGCAGCACGTAAATGCTCAGCACCATTACACACATGGTTGGAAATTGAGAATAGCTGTAATGACTAAAACGGCCTCTCTGTCTTCCATAGCAAGCACGCATGATCGCATTGTGCGCGTACCGTGATGTAAGCGGCATTTtcaccacagaaaacaaagtgagCTGCTCTGTCAAAGAGGACACTATCATCAGGGGTCATTCTGAAGCAGAGACTATCATCCAGGACCTCAGGTAAGAATTACTGCCTCTCcatactgaaacacacatctAGTCGCTACACTTCCTGTACATTTATGGAGTGCTTGttgttaactgtgtgtgtgtgtgtagtaacACAGtggatgatgaagaagaaatgctGTATGGAGACTCCAACGCCAGTGCAGCGCCCGCAAAGGAGGAAATCACCCGCAGCTTTATGGCACCAGCTCCTTCTGGAAGTGAGGGAAGCTCGAGCAAAGCAGAACCCACACACTGGTGCATGATCATCAGGGAAAACGGGGTCATGGAGGTACAGGCTATGCTTCATGCACTACAAGATTAAGGTATTAGCTGTGGCTGTTTCCACATGAACATTTTCATGGTTCTTGTCTTTATTTGATTAGATTTACCAGTTGCCGGACTGGCGCTTGGTGTTCCTTGTGAAGAACTTTCCTGTTGGCCAGAGGGTGCTGGTTGACAGTTCTTCTGGCCAATCAGCAACACAGGGGGAGGGCAAAAAGGAAGAAGTAACACGTCAAGGAGAGATCCCATTAGTCAAAGAAGTGGTTTTGGTCTCACTTGGCAACAATCATAGCAGACCATATTTACTGGTGGGTTTTTACTTTGAGGTTCTTTGATGTGTTTCACTTGAATTGAAGGGcttgacagaaagaaaatacagtaaaaaatgttttcttgctttCTAGGTCCATGTGGAGCAGGAGCTTTTGATCTATGAAGCGTTCCCATATGATCAACAGCAGCCACAAAACAACCTGAAAGTTCGCTTCAAAAAAGTAAGACCTGGGATTGATACAGATGGAATACATCATGTGATTTTTGGGTGAAGCAAATCTTAACAGCATTAACTCTGCACAGGTGCCCCACAACATTAACTtcagagaaaagaaatcaaAGCTCAAGAAAGATAAGAAGGCAGAGAGTGGTGTCACTGAGGACATTTCAGCTGTGAAAAGTCGGATTGCCAGGTTCAGATACTTTGAGGACATCTCTGGATACTCAGGGGTGAGAGGGGATTTATTCTAACCTTAGTTCAGGACTCCAGCCCCAAGACAGGTACTGTCGTCTGCTAGATAAACTAAGTAACCTTCCACCTTCTATTTATTGACCCAGGTGTTTATCTGTGGACCATCACCTCACTGGATGCTGGTCACATCTCGGGGGGCGCTGAGGCTTCACCCTATGACCATTGATGGCTCCATTGAGTCTTTTTCACCTTTTCATAACATCAACTGTCCCAAAGGTTTCCTCTACTTCAACAAACAGGTACACAGAGGAAAGCTTTTCACATCGATGGTGATACTGTGGCTGTTCAACAGACAAATTTTTCTATCTGCGTTTTGCCACTGGCTTTTGACTGTTACAGGATACAAATCTAGAGACCGTGAGACACAGTCTTCACATGCAAAATACACTGAATTACATGCAGCTCACAGCTTTGGTCGAAAAATGCAGGTGTCTGAAACCCTTTCTCAAAGTTTTCTCAAAATGATGAGAAAATAGCAGGAGGAGCCACTGTTTCCAGAGGAGGTTTTGCCAACTGTAAATTCCTTTTTCAGCATGAACTTACATCTTCAGTGTTACTTTAAAACACTTCTCCTTTTGGATAACAGTCTTATGCGTTTATGTTCTGACCATTTTAATTCTGACTGCTTAGTTTCTGAGAAatccatttttaataaatggtCATAGTTTTGTATGGCagacagactgaaaatgaaTCTATTAAAACTCTAGATTGTAAAACCAGTTTTCTCAGCTGTCTTATTTTTAGCTTCCACCCTTCAAGCCCTTCAGGAGTAGTGGTTTTTTGTAATTCCAAAATTATGATTATAATCAGTGTCTTGTTGGTGCCATTTCTTTCTCAGCTtaaccttgtgtttttttttggtttgttgtctTTCACatagtttctgttttctttatcagTAATcattattcctgtttttttttccacagggtGAGCTGAGGATAAGTGTCCTGCCCACCTATCTGTCCTACGATGCCCCTTGGCCAGTTAGAAAAATCCCACTGAGGTGCACCGTGCACTACGTCTCCTACCATGTCGAGTCAAAGGCAAGGCTCCTCTCACTTAGCCCACACCACAGGCACCAAAGCAGCAACGTGACACAAAATCAAGCTGAAACACTTTCCCCAGATCTGCACACCTCCACTTGCCTAACACGATGTAAAATAAAAGCGTATCGATCGGGTCCTTTGAAAAGTTGGGGATGAAAGCCCTCTGACCTTAAAGTTTTCTTACTGCATAAGCAGCGAATCAATGGGGGTGACTTTGAAAGGATTAGTCTTTGATGTGAAGTTTGGATTTTTCCCTCTCAGGTGTATGCTGTGTGCACTAGTGTGAAAGAGCCATGCACGCGCATCCCAAGAATGactggagaggagaaggagTACGAAATCATAGAACGAGgttaggcacacacacacacacacacacacctataccCACCTATACCTATTGTTTGTATTGCTGgttagctgtttattttttctattttacatAAGTAAGTGGGTATAATATGGCTATCTCCCTTGTGTCATGCTGCAGATGAACGTTACATTCATCCTCAGCAGGAAAAGTTCTCCATCCAGCTCATCTCTCCAGTCAGCTGGGAAGCCATTCCCAACGCAAGGTAAAACAGTAGTTTGCACACACGTACATGCCTTTTGCTTCCAAACACCTTTATAATATTTTAAGCACTGTAATTCACACAAAACTGCATCTTcttgttgaaaaaaataaacacatggtgTCAGAAGCTTCAGCCACACAACAATCATCTCTCCTCAGTTAAAACACCTTGTGTTAATAGTTTATTAGGTAACCATAAATATAGAGATCTGCACAAGGTTGTTGcagttttcttattttctcagCAGCCGATTGTCCCACTTGTGCTGCTTGTAGAGCATATGCTCTAATTAAAATTctaatgtttaattaaaaaaacttgGGTCATTTATCCAAGGAGAATATTTGTTTAGTCTCACATGGCCACTTTTGCTCTGTCTGGTAAGGCTCGCTTGGTGGTGCTGGATCGTTTATCCAGGGCCCTGGTCATTTACCTGCTCTGCATTACCGTTAACTAACTATATAACTGAGTGCTATTCTTTAAAGAGCTGAAGCAAGTAAGTCTAGGTTGCAGTCTTTCTGCTTTATATGTTTGGACAGTGACCGTGTTACATTACATATCACTGTTCTTGTCACTACACATGTTGATATGATATCACAGGTCTTAGAGCAAATGTGACGCGCCATCAGAGAGCCACATGCATGAAAGGAACCATAAGGTTTATTCTGATAAAATGCTGCTTCAGTGGCAGTTGAGCTGTCAGATTGTGCTTATTTTAATGATGAGCTGCCAAACTAACAGCCCACTCACACTTCCCACCTTATCCCACAACATAGGCGGTGTAATTattacagtggcaagaaaaagtatagGACCCATTGAAATTAAGTGGTTTCCTGTATAAATTTGCCATGAAGTGTGATCTGCTCTTCATCTAGTTCACAGCAATAGACAATCACAAtgtgttgtgtcttttttgaacacacccattaaacacacacagtgctgcagGAGAAAGTGGCGTTAGTAGCTGGTCAAACCTCCTTCACCAAGCACTTTCAATAACTCTGGATAAGACCGGCACAatgttcaggaggaattttggaccaTTCCTCTTCACAGAACTGCCTCAGCTGACACTGATATCAATGGGGAGGGCAAAATAATGGaaacagttcagttcagtttattgaAAATGAATTCCCTCCAAACAGGTTTTGctatttattaaaacaacacCTGCTGGTCCCGTTCAGTTCCACAGCAGATATGATTAATATCATGCATGATGTTACCAGACAGGAATGCCAAGAAGGTGTGTGAGTATTTGTGTGAATTTTTGTAAGGATTGACCTGGAAGAGTGGGAACATGTGACCTGTATgaagacagtggcactgaggaGTCAGGAGACGGTGTCGGGCCTGAAGGGCTACATCGCAGCAGGGACCTGTCTGATGCAGGGGGAGGAAGTCACCTGCAGGGGCCGGGTGAGCAGTGCACAGTCCCAACATGCTCGTTTTTTATTTCCTATATTTGTATGAAAAGATCTACTCAGTGGCTTCTTGCTCGATTGTTGTGCTCAGATTTTGATCCTGGATGTGATAGAAGTGGTCCCAGAGCCAGGCCAGCCCCTCACTAAGAACAAGTTCAAAGTACTGTATGAGAAGGAGCAGAAGGGGCCGGTGACAGCTCTGTGTCACTGTAACGGATACCTGGTGTCAGCCATCGGACAGAAGGTCTTGCATCACTGCAACTGCACTACACGCTCATACTGTATCTGCTTGTTAACCATAACAGGACTGGACATGAAATCCAGCCCTCCGTTGTTACAAGGAGGTCTTGTGCAAATTTTTCGTCAAATACTGGTGACAGGCTAAATCATTACGAAAGAGTAACCAGAGTGCAACGGGCTGTGTGTTCCTGCAGATCTTCCTCTGGGTTCTGAAGGACAATGACCTGACCGGCATGGCCTTCAtcgacacccagctctacatCCACCAGATGATCAGCATCAAGAATTTTATCTTGGCCGCAGACCTAATGAAGAGCATCTCACTGCTCCGCTACCAGGAGGAAAGCAAAACGCTGTCACTTGTCAGCAGGGTGAGAAGTTAACACCACAAAGCAGTTCACTGTCAGCTGATGAAAGCTACAGTTAGGCTTGAATTCAGACCCTGCAGTCTTCTTAGATATTGGGTGGAGCAGGGAAAGGTTACGATCAATCAGGCCTGACTGTGATACTCAGCTATAGAGGGAGATTCACCACAGCCTGTGGGCTTCTGCAAGAGCAGCTGAGTGTTTATTGATCAAGATGTACAAGGGGGTATTGATTGCGTGTCTCCTGTGGGTATTTGGATTCAGTTGAGCTAATCTTGTTGGGATTGAAGCTGTCTCATTTGGATTTAACTGTTCTTATTGTTTTGGTACCAGGATGCAAAGCCCCTTGAGGTCTACAGCATTGAATTCATGGTGGATAATAACCAGCTTGGGTTCTTGGGTAATGTTTCTAATGAACTTAGGAGAAAattcaattacatttttaaaacatttccttcTGTTCTCATTAGTCGATTATTTTCTTCACCTTTCAGTGTCAGATCGAGACAAGAACCTCTATGTATATATGTATCTCCCTGAAGGTAAGTTGTCTCTTTGGATATAGAGTTGTAACATAAGTCAGTATTAAATGCCCATCCAGTTGTGTAATGCGTGGCCTGTGTTTGCAGCTAAAGAGAGCTTTGGAGGAATGCGTCTGCTGAGGCGAGCTGACTTTAATGCCGGAGCCCACATTAACACTTTGTGGCGGATGCCATGCAGAGGAGCCCTGGACACTGGCAGCAAGAAGTCTCTGACCTGGGACAACAAGCACATCACTTGGTTTGGTAAGTGGCCACGACTCGCTGTCACACATCACTGCTGAactttcaaaaatgtttttgaagctgcACGACAAAACTGTGTTCACCTCCACTTCTGAGACTAACATCTTAGTTTGAAGCTAACTATAAATGATCAGACATCAGTTTCTATTCAGTGGTTCATTCATCAgcaggctaaaaaaaaaagcatcctAATGCATTGAGccattttgtatattttaaagcTTGCAACACTGGTAGACTGGTGCATATGGAAGGCAAATCCTATCcagtaattaaaaaatgtttctattgTAGATTTCTGTCAGGTGTTGAGtgtaatttacaaaaatatattccaCAACACAATTCCTAAAGTTTGCTGTTCAATTCAACTTTTCTAATTCACATGAAAATTCTAAGGTTTAAATTTTGCAAGTGATGCTCTGTGAAAGTGTCAAAGATCGACATACCCAAGTGCTCAATGTGTAATAAACGCATGTGTCCACAGCAACCCTGGATGGAGGAGTCGGCTTGCTCCTCCCCATGCAGGAGAAGACTTACCGACGACTGCTGATGTTACAAAATGCTCTCACCACCATGTTGCCTCATCACGCTGGTCTAAACCCAAAGGCCTTCAGGTTTTACCACAGCCGACACTACAGTATCTGTCCCACATCACAAGTCACAATAACATTTTCTTGTACTGTAATTTACATAGAAGAGGCAGTATTTAAATCTTACcttgtagttttttgttttttttttcccctagtGCTGGTAACAGTAATGTTAAAGTGATGACAGTAATAATTGATATAATGGTTATATCCTGCCCAGAatgctgcacagtgacagaCGAAGCCTTCAGAACGCTGTGAGAAACATCCTGGATGGAGAACTACTCAACAAGTACTTGTACCTCAGCACAATGGAGCGCAGTGAGCTGGCCAAGAAGATTGGTACCACTCAGGACATAGTAAGTCCACTAACTAACAGATAAGAGAAAGCAGTGAAGTTAGTTTCCTTATTCTGATTCTATTTTTTCCTGACTTTTCTCTGTAGATCCTGGATGACCTTCTGGAGATCGACAGAGTAACAGCTCATTTCTGAGCAAAATTCCCATATCCCCTCCATTGATTGCTGTTTTATATTAAGTGGAAGTAATGTTTTGCTATGATCAtctctgtgaaaacagtttgtttttcttactcGCTAGACAAAGAGGATagccatgttgttttttttagaatattttgtataaaaaaaaaaaaaaaaaaaaataagtaaaagtaaTTACACAAGCCTGGTTTCATTTTGCAATTTGTTCACATTGAAGTTAAAACAATAGACACGAACACCGTCAAAAGGAGgtagaatattttattaacattattaaataattcaaaaacTTTTGGTTGGCTGGAACGCTCTtgattgctttttttaaaaacctgcagtgTACTTGTTGAATAATTTAGGGGAAGTCATAGAGATTCAGATACTTAACCTCTTTTAAACATCTCCAGTGTTATGCAGCAAAACGTTGTTTAGCTTATTCCATAGCCAAGGGTCTATTATTACACATTACTCATGGAAAACAGTTACTTCTATGCATAGCTTAGCCAGGGTGACAGAGCTGctacaataaatcaataaatacataaatgtttattgtagCTTCTATCTTTAAAACATAAGCTGTAGTTTAAAATATCTCAAAATGTTGATTtcaaaaagatttattttaccAAGATGTTAAATActacaaaaaatgtgttttattcatttaaaaaaaaacacaaaaaaaaaaaccagtcTGGTAAATCGTGAAACTCCACAAGGAGTGTATTTTGGAATGAGTTTGGCTCTTGAAGTCCTGAAGTGTGATTTGGTGTGAAAACACTGGAGCAGCACCATTGCTAACAGTACTTTCAGCTGCTACAGTAAGGAAAGGCTCCTTGCTGTTGGTCTGCACCAACCTATGCGTGGAAAACGTCCTCGTTCTCTGTGGCCTCAAGAGTGGAGGAGAGCCGTGCATTATCTCAGGTACTCGTACATGTCAGCATCCAGCGACAGCAGACCAAAGTATGACAGCAGACTCAGGAATGAACGCGTCAGGCTCATCACTGCCATCTCCGATCTGTAAAGGAGTCACATTATTTGGCCcagtcacaaaacacacagtaaatacatccATGCTATtaatacacacagtgtttacCTCAAGGCCAGCTCAAACTTGAGACTCTCCCACAGTGTCCTTGCCCAGCGGAACACCCACAGCCTGGGAAGTATCCCTGCATTCTCCGCCTGAATCTTCCCCCAGCCTCGCACCGCACTAACATACAACATCAGGTAAATCATTTTCAAAGATGCTTGTGACATTCAGACACATACTGGGTAAAAGGGATGTCTACAATACCAGTATAGTAGTATCTAGTGTATTACTGGCAGGTTAATAATGCCAGCTATTAAACCACTTTCAGTTCATTAATAAAGGAGTGAGTGCTTTCTAGGCTCTTGTTTAGTTTCTCAGGACCAGCACCACTAAAGTTGGTGTTCTACAGACTATTACCAACTTGTCTTGTTTGGCTTCAGTTGGAAAAAGCTTCCAGAGACTGGTCTTTAGACTGATCATCTTTCAGTCTTTCTGAAGGAGTCATGGGTCTACCAGCATACCCCCAGCCACCCTGGGAAAGTTTTGACCAGACAGTAAAGAAGAAGTATATCATTGCCCCCCCCCGTTTTTAAAAGCTGTCTTCTGATGTTATTAATTTGTACCTAAAGGTCTATATTCAAAACGTTTTCTGCCATGAATGAAATCTGGAGAAGAAACGTTGACAATTTTACCAAGTTACTATTTTGTTTTAGCTTACAAGTAGTGAAATTTCAACCTACTGCATCGTCACATAAACTCAGTTCATTATAATGTA of the Mastacembelus armatus chromosome 11, fMasArm1.2, whole genome shotgun sequence genome contains:
- the cpsf1 gene encoding cleavage and polyadenylation specificity factor subunit 1, translated to MYAVYRQAHTPTAVEFSVYCNFISSKEKNLVVAGTSQLFVYRIIHDVEITSKSDKSSESKSRKEKLEQVASFSLFGNVMSMASVQLVGASRDALLLSFKDAKLSVVEYDPGTHDLKTLSLHYFEEPELRDGFVQNVHIPIVRVDPENRCAVMLVYGTKLVVLPFRKDTLADEQEGGVGEGPKSSFLPSYIIDVRELDEKLLNIIDMKFLHGYYEPTLLILFEPNQTWPGRVAVRQDTCSIVAISLNIMQRVHPVIWSLSNLPFDCTQVMAVPKPIGGVVVFAVNSLLYLNQSVPPYGVSLNSQTTGTTAFPLRVQDEVKITLDCSQSDFIAYDKMVISLKGGEIYVLTLITDGMRSVRAFHFDKAAASVLTTCMVTMEPGYLFLGSRLGNSLLLKYTEKLQETPIEEGKDKQDKEKERDKDKQEEPPNKKKRVESSTNWTDEVDEIEVYGSEAQSGTQLATYSFEVCDSILNIGPCANASMGEPAFLSEEFQSNPEPDLEVVVCSGYGKNGALSVLQRSIRPQVVTTFELPGCHDMWTVISSEVREDKKGVKSDDSEDGIETESGEDGEEREKEKEEEEKEEEGRTEPPLEDDMKKHGFLILSREDSTMILQTGQEIMELDTSGFATQGPTVFAGNIGDNKYIIQVSPMGIRLLEGVTQLHFIPVDLGSPIVHCSVADPYVVIMTAEGVVTMFALKTDSYMGKTHRLALQKPQIPTQARMIALCAYRDVSGIFTTENKVSCSVKEDTIIRGHSEAETIIQDLSNTVDDEEEMLYGDSNASAAPAKEEITRSFMAPAPSGSEGSSSKAEPTHWCMIIRENGVMEIYQLPDWRLVFLVKNFPVGQRVLVDSSSGQSATQGEGKKEEVTRQGEIPLVKEVVLVSLGNNHSRPYLLVHVEQELLIYEAFPYDQQQPQNNLKVRFKKVPHNINFREKKSKLKKDKKAESGVTEDISAVKSRIARFRYFEDISGYSGVFICGPSPHWMLVTSRGALRLHPMTIDGSIESFSPFHNINCPKGFLYFNKQGELRISVLPTYLSYDAPWPVRKIPLRCTVHYVSYHVESKVYAVCTSVKEPCTRIPRMTGEEKEYEIIERDERYIHPQQEKFSIQLISPVSWEAIPNARIDLEEWEHVTCMKTVALRSQETVSGLKGYIAAGTCLMQGEEVTCRGRILILDVIEVVPEPGQPLTKNKFKVLYEKEQKGPVTALCHCNGYLVSAIGQKIFLWVLKDNDLTGMAFIDTQLYIHQMISIKNFILAADLMKSISLLRYQEESKTLSLVSRDAKPLEVYSIEFMVDNNQLGFLVSDRDKNLYVYMYLPEAKESFGGMRLLRRADFNAGAHINTLWRMPCRGALDTGSKKSLTWDNKHITWFATLDGGVGLLLPMQEKTYRRLLMLQNALTTMLPHHAGLNPKAFRMLHSDRRSLQNAVRNILDGELLNKYLYLSTMERSELAKKIGTTQDIILDDLLEIDRVTAHF